One Platichthys flesus chromosome 14, fPlaFle2.1, whole genome shotgun sequence genomic region harbors:
- the LOC133968833 gene encoding fizzy-related protein homolog: MDQDYECRLLRQINIQNENASPVKAVGAARALTPTSSPLSSPSKHGDRFIPSRAGANWSVNFHRINEIEKSHNQNRKTKDGTTDSNKADGLAYSALLKNELLGAGIEKVQDPQSEDRRLQPSTPAKRSLFSYSVSTKRALPEEDGNTVSPYSLSPVSSNSQKLLRSPRKPTRKISKIPFKVLDAPELQDDFYLNLVDWSSLNVLSVGLGTCVYLWSACTSQVTRLCDLSVEGDSVTSVGWSERGNLVAVGTHKGYVQIWDAAAGKKLSVLEGHTARVGALAWNADQLSSGSRDRVILQRDIRAPPLQSERRLQGHRQEVCGLKWSTDHQLLASGGNDNKLLVWNHSSVLPVQQYTEHLAAVKAIAWSPHQHGLLASGGGTADRCIRFWNTLTGQPLQCTDTGSQVCNLAWSKHTNELVSTHGYSQNQILVWKYPSLTQVAKLTGHSYRVLYLAMSPDGEAIVTGAGDETLRFWNVFSKMRSTKESVSVLNLFTRIR, encoded by the exons ATGGATCAGGACTATGAGTGCAGGCTGCTCAGGCAGATCAATATCCAGAATGAGAATGCAAGCCCCGTA AAAGCTGTAGGTGCTGCACGAGCACTAACACCCACCAgctcccctctgtcctcccctAGCAAGCATGGTGATCGCTTCATTCCCTCCCGGGCCGGAGCCAACTGGAGTGTCAACTTCCACCGCATCAAT GAAATTGAAAAGTCGCATAATCAAAATAGGAAAACCAAAGATGGCACAACAGACAGCAACAAAG CGGATGGGCTGGCATACTCGGCTCTGCTGAAGAACGAGCTGCTAGGAGCTGGTATCGAGAAAGTCCAGGACCCGCAGTCAGAAGATCGCCGCCTGCAGCCGTCCACTCCTGCCAAAAGGAGCCTTTTTAGT taTTCTGTCAGTACAAAGCGAGCTCTGCCAGAAGAGGATGGAAATACAGTATCTCCATATTCTCTATCACCTGTCAGTAGCAACAG CCAGAAACTGTTACGGTCGCCGAGGAAACCAACACGCAAAATATCCAAAATTCCTTTCAAAGTTCTGGATGCTCCAGAGCTTCAGGACGACTTCTACCTCAACCTTGTGGACTGGTCCTCTTTGAATGTGCTCAGTGTTGGACTGGGTACCTGTGTCTACCTGTGGAGTGCCTGCACaagccag GTGACACGTCTATGTGATCTTTCTGTAGAAGGAGATTCAGTTACATCAGTGGGCTGGTCTGAGAGG GGTAATCTGGTGGCAGTAGGGACTCATAAAGGCTACGTACAGATCTGGGATGCAGCGGCAGGAAAGAAGCTGTCTGTACTAGAGGGACACACAGCCAGAGTGG GTGCGTTAGCGTGGAATGCCGACCAGCTATCGTCTGGGAGCCGTGATCGGGTGATCCTGCAGCGGGACATCAGAGCCCCGCCTCTCCAGTCTGAACGTCGCCTCCAaggacacagacaggaagtgtgcgGGCTCAAATGGAGCACGGACCATCAGCTGCTTGCCTCCGGTGGAAATGATAACAAG CTGCTCGTGTGGAACCACTCGAGCGTCCTCCCGGTGCAGCAGTACACAGAGCACTTGGCTGCAGTGAAGGCCATCGCCTGGTCTCCCCACCAGCACGGCTTACTGGCCTCTGGTGGCGGCACCGCCGACCGCTGCATCCGCTTCTGGAACACTCTGACAGGCCAGCCGCTGCAGTGCACCGACACAGGCTCTCAGGTCTGCAACCTGGCCTGGTCCAAGCACACAAACGAACTG GTCAGCACTCATGGTTATTCTCAGAACCAGATCTTGGTGTGGAAGTACCCCTCGCTAACTCAAGTGGCCAAACTCACAGGGCATTCCTACAGAGTTCTC